Proteins from one Oryza sativa Japonica Group chromosome 12, ASM3414082v1 genomic window:
- the LOC4352486 gene encoding probable polygalacturonase isoform X1, with translation MAGLVVLVVAMAAVAVAVGVASGEEEAAAARCARRPRPRPHSVTISEFGAVGDGVTVNTLPFQNAIFYLRSFADKGGAQLYVPRGRWLTGSFNLTSHLTIFLEKDAVIIGAKEVSEWPIVEPLPSYGQGIDLPGARHRSLINGHNVTDVVITGNNGIIDGQGLTWWNWFRSNKLNYSRPHLVEFVDSEDIVISNLTLLNSPAWGIHPVFCSNVMVHDVTIRTSLDAPLTDGIVPDSCSNMCIEDSSISVAHDAISLKSGWDNYGITIGRPASDIHISRVDLQASLGAALAFGSEMSGGISDIHVDHLNIHGSSRGILFKTAPGRGGYIRDVVISDVQMEDVNVAIKFTGDWSTHPDNHFDPSALPMINRITLKNMVGTNISVAGVLSGINGDPFTNICLSNISFSLADSTQSSSWSCSNISGYSELVFPEPCPDLHHSSSNSSICFSLLTYHALAAA, from the exons ATGGCGGGGCTAGTA GTGCTGGTTGTggcaatggcggcggtggcggtggcggttggGGTGGcgagtggggaggaggaggcggcggcggcgaggtgtgcgcggcggcctcggccgCGGCCGCACAGCGTGACGATCTCGGAGTTCGGGGCGGTGGGCGACGGGGTGACGGTGAACACGCTGCCGTTCCAGAACGCCATCTTCTACCTCCGGTCGTTCGCCGACAAGGGCGGCGCGCAGCTGTACGTGCCCCGGGGGAGGTGGCTCACCGGCAGCTTCAACCTCACCAGCCACCTCACCATCTTCCTCGAGAAGGACGCCGTCATCATCGGCGCCaag GAGGTATCAGAATGGCCAATTGTAGAACCGTTGCCATCATATGGCCAAGGAATCGATCTTCCAGGTGCGAGGCATCGCAGCTTAATAAATGGACACAATGTGACTGATGTTGTAATTACAG GGAACAATGGAATCATAGATGGCCAGGGTTTGACATGGTGGAACTGGTTTCGCTCGAATAAGTTGAACTATAGCCGCCCTCATCTTGTGGAGTTTGTGGATTCGGAAGATATTGTGATTTCAAACTTGACATTATTGAATTCCCCTGCATGGGGTATACATCCAGTGTTTTGTAG CAATGTAATGGTCCACGATGTCACCATTCGAACCTCATTGGATGCTCCACTTACCGATGGAATTGTTCCAG ATTCATGCTCTAATATGTGCATTGAAGATAGCAGTATTAGCGTCGCTCATGATGCTATCTCGTTAAAAAGTGGGTGGGATAACTATGGCATTACCATTGGAAGGCCGGCATCAGACATTCACATAAGCAGAGTAGATCTCCAAGCCTCACTTGGAGCTGCTCTTGCATTTGGGAGTGAGATGTCTGGTGGTATTTCGGATATTCATGTTGATCACCTTAATATCCATGGTTCCTCTAGAGGCATCCTCTTCAAGACTGCACCCGGCCGTGGAGGTTATATAAGAGATGTTGTAATATCAGATGTCCAAATGGAAGATGTTAATGTCGCCATTAAATTCACTGGCGATTGGTCGACACACCCAGATAACCATTTTGATCCTTCTGCGCTCCCGATGATCAACCGAATCACACTGAAGAACATGGTTGGAACAAACATATCAGTTGCTGGAGTTTTGTCGGGAATAAACGGTGATCCATTCACCAATATCTGCCTCTCCAACATCAGTTTCTCCCTAGCTGATTCGACACAATCCAGCTCTTGGTCTTGCTCCAACATCTCCGGATACTCTGAGTTGGTCTTTCCAGAGCCTTGCCCAGACCTCCACCATTCATCCTCCAATTCTTCCATCTGCTTCTCCCTTCTTACCTACCATGCCCTTGCTGCAGCATAA
- the LOC4352490 gene encoding probable galactinol--sucrose galactosyltransferase 2 isoform X1 → MAIGGCPIYVSDKPGNHNLELLRKLVLPSGSGLRVRLPGRPTRECLFSDQARDGARVAKKTHVHDAAPGTLTGAVRADDVDAIAQVADDGDGDDGWDGEAVAYMQRARELVRLPCDAVLPVTLGALDYEVFHVCPVRAIAMAPGGTVVAFAPVGLLDTVDATAAAVALRVHGCDHFGAYFSRRPARCTLDGADVGFTYDGDTRTCSQRDPRRINLSQGKTGL, encoded by the exons ATGGCGATCGGCGGGTGTCCGATCTACGTCAGCGACAAGCCGGGGAACCACAACTTAGAACTGCTTAGGAAGCTCGTACTACCCAGCGGCTCCGGGCTTCGGGTGCGCCTCCCCGGCCGCCCCACCCGCGAATGCCTCTTCTCCGACCAggcgcgcgacggcgcgag GGTGGCCAAGAAGACGCATGTGCACGATGCGGCGCCCGGAACGCTCACCGGCGCCGTGCGCGCTGACGACGTCGACGCCATTGCGCAGGTCGCcgatgatggcgacggcgacgacggctggGATGGGGAGGCCGTGGCGTACATGCAACGGGCGCGTGAGCTGGTCCGGCTGCCGTGCGACGCCGTACTGCCGGTGACGCTCGGGGCGCTCGATTACGAGGTGTTCCACGTCTGCCCCGTCCGCGCTATCGCAATGGCGCCGGGAGGCACCGTCGTTGCGTTCGCGCCCGTCGGGCTCCTTGACACcgtcgacgccaccgccgccgccgtggcgctcAGGGTGCATGGTTGCGACCATTTTGGCGCCTACTTCTcgcggaggccggcgaggtGCACGCTCGatggcgccgacgtggggttCACCTACGACGGCGACACGAGGACATGCTCACAGAGGGACCCGCGTCGGATTAATTTGAGCCAAGGGAAAACTGGTCTTTAA
- the LOC4352489 gene encoding major pollen allergen Bet v 1-G, whose amino-acid sequence MDASAMPKVCAGFVDDIVVEGNGGPGTIYTMKLNPDAGVGNTYKTRVAVCDNAARVLKSEVLEAESKVGKLKSHSTETKLEGTGDGSCVAKLKVEYELADGSSLSPEQEKTMVDGYFGMLKMMEAYLAAHPAEFA is encoded by the exons ATGGACGCGTCCGCCATGCCCAAGGTCTGTGCCGGCTTCGTCGACGACATTGTGGTTGAGGGGAATGGCGGTCCAGGCACCATCTACACCATGAAGCTTAACCCCG ATGCGGGAGTCGGGAATACATACAAGACCCGAGTGGCGGTGTGTGACAATGCAGCACGCGTGCTAAAGTCAGAGGTGCTGGAGGCAGAAAGCAAGGTGGGCAAGCTCAAGTCGCACTCGACGGAGACGAAGCTGGAGGGCACCGGCGATGGCTCCTGCGTGGCCAAGCTCaaggtggagtacgagctcgccGACGGCAGCTCGCTGTCGCCGGAGCAGGAGAAGACGATGGTCGACGGCTACTTCGGCATGCTCAAGATGATGGAGGCGTACCTCGCCGCTCACCCTGCCGAATTCGCCTGA
- the LOC4352488 gene encoding major pollen allergen Bet v 1-D/H: MAPAFVSDERAVAVSVERLWKVCLDVHSLPKVCAGFIDAVEVEGNGGPGTIHIMKLNPAADAGSVYKTKIVVCDSATHVLKVEVLEVKSRVGNLKSHSTETKLEATGDATCVAKLTVEYELEDGASLSPEQEKMIVDGYFSMLQMIEAYLVAHPAEYA, encoded by the exons ATGGCTCCGGCCTTCGTCTCCGACGAGCGCGCCGTCGCGGTGTCGGTGGAGAGGCTGTGGAAGGTCTGCTTGGACGTGCACTCCCTGCCCAAGGTCTGCGCCGGATTCATCGACGCCGTCGAGGTCGAGGGGAATGGCGGGCCGGGCACCATCCACATCATGAAGCTTAACCCTG CCGCGGACGCAGGGAGCGTATACAAGACCAAAATAGTGGTGTGCGACAGCGCAACTCACGTGCTAAAGGTTGAGGTGTTGGAGGTTAAGAGCAGGGTGGGCAACCTCAAGTCGCACTCGACGGAGACGAAGCTCGAGGCCACCGGCGACGCCACCTGCGTGGCCAAGCTcacggtggagtacgagctcgaagacggcgcctcgctgtcgccgGAGCAGGAGAAGATGATCGTCGACGGCTACTTCAGCATGCTCCAGATGATCGAGGCGTACCTCGTCGCTCACCCTGCTGAGTACGCCTAA
- the LOC4352490 gene encoding probable galactinol--sucrose galactosyltransferase 2 isoform X3: MPLLRPGARRREGAGWCRVAKKTHVHDAAPGTLTGAVRADDVDAIAQVADDGDGDDGWDGEAVAYMQRARELVRLPCDAVLPVTLGALDYEVFHVCPVRAIAMAPGGTVVAFAPVGLLDTVDATAAAVALRVHGCDHFGAYFSRRPARCTLDGADVGFTYDGDTRTCSQRDPRRINLSQGKTGL; encoded by the exons ATGCCTCTTCTCCGACCAggcgcgcgacggcgcgag GGCGCCGGGTGGTGCAGGGTGGCCAAGAAGACGCATGTGCACGATGCGGCGCCCGGAACGCTCACCGGCGCCGTGCGCGCTGACGACGTCGACGCCATTGCGCAGGTCGCcgatgatggcgacggcgacgacggctggGATGGGGAGGCCGTGGCGTACATGCAACGGGCGCGTGAGCTGGTCCGGCTGCCGTGCGACGCCGTACTGCCGGTGACGCTCGGGGCGCTCGATTACGAGGTGTTCCACGTCTGCCCCGTCCGCGCTATCGCAATGGCGCCGGGAGGCACCGTCGTTGCGTTCGCGCCCGTCGGGCTCCTTGACACcgtcgacgccaccgccgccgccgtggcgctcAGGGTGCATGGTTGCGACCATTTTGGCGCCTACTTCTcgcggaggccggcgaggtGCACGCTCGatggcgccgacgtggggttCACCTACGACGGCGACACGAGGACATGCTCACAGAGGGACCCGCGTCGGATTAATTTGAGCCAAGGGAAAACTGGTCTTTAA
- the LOC4352491 gene encoding major pollen allergen Bet v 1-D/H: MAPACVSDEHAVAVSAERLWKAFMDASTLPKACAGLVDDIAVEGNGGPGTIYTMKLNPAAGVGSTYKTRVAVCDAASHVLKSDVLEAESKVGKLKSHSTETKLEATGDGSCVAKLKVEYELEDGSSLSPEKEKDIVDGYYGMLKMIEDYLVAHPAEYA, from the exons ATGGCTCCGGCCTGCGTCTCCGACGAGCACGCCGTCGCGGTGTCGGCGGAGCGGCTGTGGAAGGCGTTCATGGACGCGTCCACTTTGCCCAAGGCCTGCGCCGGCTTGGTCGACGACATTGCGGTCGAGGGGAACGGTGGTCCGGGCACCATCTACACCATGAAGCTTAACCCTG CCGCGGGTGTGGGAAGCACATACAAGACCCGGGTGGCGGTGTGCGACGCCGCAAGTCATGTCCTAAAGTCGGATGTGCTCGAGGCAGAAAGCAAGGTGGGGAAGCTCAAGTCACACTCGACGGAGACGAAGCTTGAGGCCACCGGCGATGGCTCCTGTGTGGCCAAGCTCaaggtggagtacgagctcgaggACGGCAGCTCACTGTCgccggagaaggagaaggacatCGTGGATGGCTACTATGGCATGCTCAAGATGATCGAGGACTACCTCGTCGC
- the LOC4352490 gene encoding probable galactinol--sucrose galactosyltransferase 2 isoform X2, with protein sequence MPLLRPGARRREIWNLNKCGGIVGVFNCQGAGWCRVAKKTHVHDAAPGTLTGAVRADDVDAIAQVADDGDGDDGWDGEAVAYMQRARELVRLPCDAVLPVTLGALDYEVFHVCPVRAIAMAPGGTVVAFAPVGLLDTVDATAAAVALRVHGCDHFGAYFSRRPARCTLDGADVGFTYDGDTRTCSQRDPRRINLSQGKTGL encoded by the exons ATGCCTCTTCTCCGACCAggcgcgcgacggcgcgag ATATGGAATCTGAACAAGTGCGGCGGCATTGTCGGGGTGTTTAATTGCCAGGGCGCCGGGTGGTGCAGGGTGGCCAAGAAGACGCATGTGCACGATGCGGCGCCCGGAACGCTCACCGGCGCCGTGCGCGCTGACGACGTCGACGCCATTGCGCAGGTCGCcgatgatggcgacggcgacgacggctggGATGGGGAGGCCGTGGCGTACATGCAACGGGCGCGTGAGCTGGTCCGGCTGCCGTGCGACGCCGTACTGCCGGTGACGCTCGGGGCGCTCGATTACGAGGTGTTCCACGTCTGCCCCGTCCGCGCTATCGCAATGGCGCCGGGAGGCACCGTCGTTGCGTTCGCGCCCGTCGGGCTCCTTGACACcgtcgacgccaccgccgccgccgtggcgctcAGGGTGCATGGTTGCGACCATTTTGGCGCCTACTTCTcgcggaggccggcgaggtGCACGCTCGatggcgccgacgtggggttCACCTACGACGGCGACACGAGGACATGCTCACAGAGGGACCCGCGTCGGATTAATTTGAGCCAAGGGAAAACTGGTCTTTAA
- the LOC4352486 gene encoding probable polygalacturonase isoform X2, giving the protein MAAVAVAVGVASGEEEAAAARCARRPRPRPHSVTISEFGAVGDGVTVNTLPFQNAIFYLRSFADKGGAQLYVPRGRWLTGSFNLTSHLTIFLEKDAVIIGAKEVSEWPIVEPLPSYGQGIDLPGARHRSLINGHNVTDVVITGNNGIIDGQGLTWWNWFRSNKLNYSRPHLVEFVDSEDIVISNLTLLNSPAWGIHPVFCSNVMVHDVTIRTSLDAPLTDGIVPDSCSNMCIEDSSISVAHDAISLKSGWDNYGITIGRPASDIHISRVDLQASLGAALAFGSEMSGGISDIHVDHLNIHGSSRGILFKTAPGRGGYIRDVVISDVQMEDVNVAIKFTGDWSTHPDNHFDPSALPMINRITLKNMVGTNISVAGVLSGINGDPFTNICLSNISFSLADSTQSSSWSCSNISGYSELVFPEPCPDLHHSSSNSSICFSLLTYHALAAA; this is encoded by the exons atggcggcggtggcggtggcggttggGGTGGcgagtggggaggaggaggcggcggcggcgaggtgtgcgcggcggcctcggccgCGGCCGCACAGCGTGACGATCTCGGAGTTCGGGGCGGTGGGCGACGGGGTGACGGTGAACACGCTGCCGTTCCAGAACGCCATCTTCTACCTCCGGTCGTTCGCCGACAAGGGCGGCGCGCAGCTGTACGTGCCCCGGGGGAGGTGGCTCACCGGCAGCTTCAACCTCACCAGCCACCTCACCATCTTCCTCGAGAAGGACGCCGTCATCATCGGCGCCaag GAGGTATCAGAATGGCCAATTGTAGAACCGTTGCCATCATATGGCCAAGGAATCGATCTTCCAGGTGCGAGGCATCGCAGCTTAATAAATGGACACAATGTGACTGATGTTGTAATTACAG GGAACAATGGAATCATAGATGGCCAGGGTTTGACATGGTGGAACTGGTTTCGCTCGAATAAGTTGAACTATAGCCGCCCTCATCTTGTGGAGTTTGTGGATTCGGAAGATATTGTGATTTCAAACTTGACATTATTGAATTCCCCTGCATGGGGTATACATCCAGTGTTTTGTAG CAATGTAATGGTCCACGATGTCACCATTCGAACCTCATTGGATGCTCCACTTACCGATGGAATTGTTCCAG ATTCATGCTCTAATATGTGCATTGAAGATAGCAGTATTAGCGTCGCTCATGATGCTATCTCGTTAAAAAGTGGGTGGGATAACTATGGCATTACCATTGGAAGGCCGGCATCAGACATTCACATAAGCAGAGTAGATCTCCAAGCCTCACTTGGAGCTGCTCTTGCATTTGGGAGTGAGATGTCTGGTGGTATTTCGGATATTCATGTTGATCACCTTAATATCCATGGTTCCTCTAGAGGCATCCTCTTCAAGACTGCACCCGGCCGTGGAGGTTATATAAGAGATGTTGTAATATCAGATGTCCAAATGGAAGATGTTAATGTCGCCATTAAATTCACTGGCGATTGGTCGACACACCCAGATAACCATTTTGATCCTTCTGCGCTCCCGATGATCAACCGAATCACACTGAAGAACATGGTTGGAACAAACATATCAGTTGCTGGAGTTTTGTCGGGAATAAACGGTGATCCATTCACCAATATCTGCCTCTCCAACATCAGTTTCTCCCTAGCTGATTCGACACAATCCAGCTCTTGGTCTTGCTCCAACATCTCCGGATACTCTGAGTTGGTCTTTCCAGAGCCTTGCCCAGACCTCCACCATTCATCCTCCAATTCTTCCATCTGCTTCTCCCTTCTTACCTACCATGCCCTTGCTGCAGCATAA
- the LOC9267850 gene encoding major pollen allergen Cor a 1 isoforms 5, 6, 11 and 16, whose protein sequence is MAPVCISDERSVAVSAERFWKVFSNPPAMPKVCAGFFDAAEVEGDGGPGTVVILKFNPAVKQGLYKTRVVARDNASHFLKSEVLEVALGRAGKLKTHLTETKLEATGAGSCMAKLRVECEPEDGGSLSPEKQKIILEGYFGMLKMIENYLVAHPAEYA, encoded by the exons ATGGCTCCGGTCTGCATCTCCGACGAGCGTTCAGTTGCAGTTTCGGCGGAGCGGTTTTGGAAGGTCTTCTCGAACCCGCCCGCCATGCCCAAGGTCTGCGCTGGTTTCTTCGACGCTGCTGAGGTTGAGGGGGATGGTGGGCCGGGCACCGTTGTCATTCTGAAGTTTAACCCTG CTGTTAAGCAAGGGTTATACAAGACACGTGTGGTGGCACGTGACAACGCTTCTCATTTTCTCAAGTCAGAGGTGCTGGAGGTGGCGCTTGGCAGGGCAGGCAAGCTCAAGACACACTTGACGGAGACGAAGCTTGAGGCCACCGGTGCCGGCTCCTGTATGGCCAAGCTCAGGGTGGAGTGCGAGCCTGAAGACGGTGGCTCGTTGTCGCCGGAGAAGCAGAAGATAATCCTCGAGGGCTACTTCGGCATGCTCAAGATGATTGAGAACTACCTTGTGGCTCACCCTGCCGAGTACGCCTAA
- the LOC4352487 gene encoding pathogenesis-related protein 1: MAPVSISDERAVSVSAERVWKVFSDAPAMPKVCAGFIDAIEVEGDGGAGTVTTMKLNPAVDDGGSFKTRVVARDNAAHIIKSEVLDVPAGSKVGKLKSHVTETKIEAAGAGSCLAKINVEYELEDGGSLSPEKEKLILDGYFGMLKMIEDYLVAHPTEYA, encoded by the exons ATGGCTCCGGTCAGCATCTCCGACGAGCGCGCCGTCTCGGTGTCGGCGGAGCGGGTGTGGAAGGTCTTCTCCGACGCGCCCGCCATGCCCAAGGTTTGTGCCGGCTTCATCGACGCCATTGAGGTCGAGGGGGATGGCGGGGCGGGCACTGTCACCACCATGAAGCTCAACCCTG CTGTGGATGATGGGGGGTCATTCAAAACACGTGTGGTGGCACGTGACAACGCAGCTCACATTATCAAGTCAGAGGTTCTGGATGTGCCGGCCGGAAGTAAGGTGGGCAAGCTCAAGTCGCACGTGACAGAGACGAAGATCGAGGCCGCCGGTGCCGGCTCTTGCTTGGCCAAGATAAACGTGGAGTATGAGCTCGAGGACGGCGGCTCACTGTCGCCGGAGAAGGAGAAGCTCATCCTCGACGGCTACTTCGGCATGCTCAAGATGATCGAGGACTACCTCGTCGCTCACCCTACCGAGTATGCTTAA